GTTTAGTAATGATAAACAAGCAGCAAGATACATTATACTGTTTTTTCTTTGTATGTCAATAGTTTTTAAGGAAGTTTTTCCTTAACAAACAAGGAAATTTATGATATGATAGTTTCAGGTTATACAAGGAAGTTCGATTCGCCTAAAAGCTTGTCGAACAGCTGATTTTCTGAGTTAAGGCTTCATCTGGAATTGTCTTTATTCAGAGAGTTATGCTAAGGAAGAAATCAGGAGGAAATGTATAATGAAAGGCAAGTATATGGCTTATGTAGGTTCTTACTCCTACAACGGACAGGCAAAGGGAATTACCGTATACGATGTTGATGTGAAAGAGGGCCGTTTTATTCCGAGATGCGAGGTTGAAGTTGATAATTCTTCTTATGTGATCGCTTCTAATGATGGAAAGACCCTGTACTCCATCGCAGACGAAGGAATCGTATCCTTCCGCATTCATGAGAATGGGGCGATTACAAGACTTAATTCAGCAAATATAAAAGGAATGAGGGGCTGCCATTTGTCTACCGATGCAGAGGACAAGTATATCTTTGTATCAGGATATCATGATGGAAAGTCCACCGTGCTGCGGCTGAATAAGGATGGCTCTGTAGGAGAGATCGTAACCGGAGTGTTCCATAAGGGCCTTGGCAGCGTGGCGGAGAGAAATTTCCGTCCCCATGTAAGCTGTACCAGGAGAACTCCTGATGGGAAATTTATCATGGTGGCTGATTTGGGGATTGATCAGGTCAAAATTTACCGTTTTAATGAGAAGGATGAGGAAATGATCCTTGTGGATGCCCTGCACTGTGAGCTGGAATCCGCTCCCAAATGCTTCCGCTTCAGTTCTGACGGAAGGTTTTTCTATCTTATTTCCGAGTTAAAGAATGTGATCGACGTGTTCACCTATGAGACAGGGGAGCGCCAGCCAAAGATTGAGAAGATACAGACAGTTTCCACTACCGGACTCAAGCACAGCCAGCTTACTGCGGCTTGTTCCATGCGCATGTCCAATGATGAAAAGTATTTATTCTGCGGCAATGCCGGGGACAATTCCGTTTCTGTTTACAAGCGGGACAAGGGCACAGGGCTTTTAGAAGCCTTATGCTGTCTTCCCATAAGCGGCAGTTATCCCAAGGATATCTGCGTTTTACCGGATGATAAGCATATTGCTTGCATCAACCATGAGACAGGCAGTATCACCTTCTTTACGGTTGATTATGGGAAAGGGCTTCTGGTCATGAACGGCAAGGAAATCAAGGTCAATGAGCCCAATAGCTGCGTGATCGTAAAAGTAAGCAATTAAATACCTTACAGGCATACCTCTATGCCCAAAAAGCATGGGCAATTGAGAGGAAAGGAGAGACATAATACATGGCAGGATCAACACTGGGGACAATATGGAAGGTGACAACCTGGGGGGAATCTCACGGAAAGGCAATCGGCGTTGTGTTAGATGGATGTCCGGCAGGACTTAACCTGGAAGAGGCAGATATCCAGGAATACTTAGACCGGAGAAAGCCGGGGCAGAGCAAATTTACCACAAAGCGCCAGGAGGCCGATCAGGTGGAGATCCTGTCCGGAGTTTTTGAGGGAAAGACAACGGGAACTCCCATTTCCATGGTGATATGGAATACAGACCAGCGCTCCAGGGATTACGGAAACATCATGGAGGTCTACCGTCCTGGCCATGCGGATTTTACCTTTGATGAAAAATACGGAATCAGGGATTACCGGGGCGGCGGCCGTTCCTCCGGAAGGGAGACCATAGGAAGGGTGGCAGCCGGTGCTGTTGCCGCCTGTTTTTTAAAGAGCCTGGGAATTACCGTGACCGCTTATACCAGATCCGTTGGGCCTTATGAGGTAAAGGCAGGCCATTTCAACATAAAAGAGAGGGATAATAACCATCTTTTCATGCCTGATAAGGAAACAGCGGCCCTTGCCTGCGAATACTTAGAAGAGATGATGGGAAAACTGGATTCTGCAGGAGGCGTGGTGGAATGCGTCATTGACGGTGTCCCAGCCGGAATCGGCGATCCGGTATTTGAAAAATATGATGCAGC
The nucleotide sequence above comes from Lacrimispora sp. BS-2. Encoded proteins:
- a CDS encoding beta-propeller fold lactonase family protein → MKGKYMAYVGSYSYNGQAKGITVYDVDVKEGRFIPRCEVEVDNSSYVIASNDGKTLYSIADEGIVSFRIHENGAITRLNSANIKGMRGCHLSTDAEDKYIFVSGYHDGKSTVLRLNKDGSVGEIVTGVFHKGLGSVAERNFRPHVSCTRRTPDGKFIMVADLGIDQVKIYRFNEKDEEMILVDALHCELESAPKCFRFSSDGRFFYLISELKNVIDVFTYETGERQPKIEKIQTVSTTGLKHSQLTAACSMRMSNDEKYLFCGNAGDNSVSVYKRDKGTGLLEALCCLPISGSYPKDICVLPDDKHIACINHETGSITFFTVDYGKGLLVMNGKEIKVNEPNSCVIVKVSN
- the aroC gene encoding chorismate synthase, whose translation is MAGSTLGTIWKVTTWGESHGKAIGVVLDGCPAGLNLEEADIQEYLDRRKPGQSKFTTKRQEADQVEILSGVFEGKTTGTPISMVIWNTDQRSRDYGNIMEVYRPGHADFTFDEKYGIRDYRGGGRSSGRETIGRVAAGAVAACFLKSLGITVTAYTRSVGPYEVKAGHFNIKERDNNHLFMPDKETAALACEYLEEMMGKLDSAGGVVECVIDGVPAGIGDPVFEKYDAALAKAVMSIGAVKGFEIGDGFGAARALGSQNNDGFCANPGKGVEKTSNHAGGILGGISDGSQVVLRAAFKPTPSVAQPQKTVTRQGAETEIQIKGRHDPIVVPRAVVVVEAMAALTTADLLLANMASRMDRIHAFYGRSSALEGDLET